From Daucus carota subsp. sativus chromosome 6, DH1 v3.0, whole genome shotgun sequence, the proteins below share one genomic window:
- the LOC108226904 gene encoding protein translation factor SUI1 homolog → MVDSDIQIPTSFDPFAEAEITDATGSTKEYVHIRIQQRNGRKSLTTVQGLKKELSYDKILKDLKKAFCCNGTVVNDKELGKVIQLQGDQRKNVSTFIVQAGIVKKDQIKVHGF, encoded by the coding sequence ATGGTTGATTCCGATATCCAGATCCCCACATCTTTCGACCCATTCGCGGAGGCTGAGATAACAGACGCCACTGGCTCTACTAAAGAGTATGTGCATATTCGCATTCAGCAAAGGAATGGAAGGAAAAGCTTGACAACTGTGCAAGGGCTCAAGAAAGAACTCAGTTACGACAAGATTCTTAAGGACCTTAAGAAGGCGTTTTGCTGTAATGGTACTGTTGTGAATGATAAGGAGCTTGGCAAGGTCATTCAACTTCAAGGTGATCAGCGCAAGAACGTCTCGACTTTCATCGTCCAGGCAGGGATTGTCAAGAAGGATCAGATCAAAGTTCATGGTTTCTAA
- the LOC108226902 gene encoding calcium-dependent protein kinase 2, with protein MGVCVSKGKLVEGRSNGNRSGDGRHSQESQIIYTKSPGPGSQVPFKPPVSPRRVHRSDTILGKPYEDVKAYYTLGRELGRGQFGVTYFCTDNRTRLHYACKSISKRKLVSKSDKEDMRREVQIMQHLSGQANIVEFKGAYEDKQSVHLVMELCAGGELFDRIIAKGHYSERAAASVCRAIVNVVHICHFMGVMHRDLKPENFLLSDKSENALLKTTDFGLSVFIDEGKVYRDIVGSAYYVAPEVLRRKYGKEIDIWSAGVILYILLSGVPPFWAETEKGIFDAVLKGDIDFESQPWPKISNSAKDLVRKMLTQDPKKRITSAQVLDHPWLREGGEASDKPIDSAVLSRMKQFRAMNKLKKLALKVIAENLSAEEIQGLKSMFTNMDTDNSGTITYEELKTGLARLGSKLTEAEVKQLMEAADVDGNGTIDYIEFITATMHRYKLDRDEHLYKAFQHFDTDNSGYITRDELEAAMQKYGMGDAATIKEIISEVDSDNDGKINYDEFCAMMRSGTTQQQGKLF; from the exons ATGGGTGTTTGTGTAAGCAAAGGTAAGCTTGTAGAGGGTAGATCAAATGGGAATAGATCAGGTGATGGAAGGCATTCCCAAGAATCACAGATTATATATACAAAGTCTCCGGGACCGGGTTCTCAGGTTCCTTTTAAGCCTCCAGTGAGTCCAAGAAGGGTCCATAGATCAGATACAATTCTTGGTAAGCCGTATGAAGATGTTAAGGCATATTATACACTTGGTAGAGAATTGGGTAGGGGCCAATTTGGGGTTACATATTTTTGTACTGATAATAGAACTAGGTTGCATTATGCTTGTAAGTCGATATCAAAGAGGAAGCTTGTGAGTAAAAGTGATAAGGAAGATATGAGAAGAGAGGTGCAGATTATGCAGCATTTGAGTGGGCAAGCTAATATTGTTGAATTTAAGGGTGCTTATGAGGATAAACAATCTGTGCATCTTGTGATGGAGTTGTGTGCTGGAGGAGAGCTTTTCGATAGGATTATTGCAAAGGGGCATTATAGTGAGAGAGCTGCAGCTTCGGTTTGTAGGGCTATTGTTAATGTTGTGCATATTTGTCATTTTATGGGTGTAATGCACCGGGACCTTAAGCCAGAGAATTTCTTGTTGTCTGACAAGAGTGAGAACGCTCTTCTTAAGACAACTGATTTCGGGTTGTCGGTATTTATTGATGAAG GAAAGGTGTACCGAGACATTGTAGGAAGTGCTTACTATGTAGCTCCAGAAGTGTTGAGGCGCAAATATGGGAAGGAGATAGATATATGGAGTGCAGGGGTCATATTGTATATCCTCCTCAGTGGTGTACCTCCATTCTGGGCTG AGACCGAGAAGGGAATATTTGATGCAGTATTGAAAGGAGACATCGACTTTGAAAGTCAACCTTGGCCAAAGATATCAAACAGTGCCAAGGACCTAGTTCGGAAGATGTTGACACAAGACCCAAAGAAACGGATCACATCTGCTCAAGTTCTTG atCACCCATGGCTTCGAGAGGGCGGTGAAGCATCAGACAAGCCAATAGACAGTGCGGTTCTTTCTAGGATGAAGCAGTTCAGAGCTATGAACAAGCTCAAGAAGCTTGCACTGAAG GTTATTGCAGAAAATCTATCTGCAGAGGAAATCCAAGGACTAAAGTCTATGTTTACTAACATGGACACAGACAACAGTGGTACAATCACTTACGAAGAATTGAAAACTGGCTTAGCCCGTCTTGGATCAAAGCTGACGGAGGCAGAAGTTAAGCAACTCATGGAAGCT GCTGACGTGGATGGTAATGGGACAATCGATTACATTGAATTTATTACTGCTACGATGCATAGATACAAACTGGACAGGGATGAACATCTCTACAAGGCATTCCAACATTTTGATACAGACAACAGTGG TTACATAACAAGAGATGAACTAGAAGCAgcaatgcaaaaatatggaaTGGGTGATGCAGCAACCATCAAAGAAATAATATCGGAAGTCGACTCAGATAAT GATGGAAAGATTAACTACGACGAGTTTTGTGCAATGATGAGGAGTGGCACCACCCAACAACAGGGGAAACTGTTTTAA
- the LOC108224854 gene encoding OVARIAN TUMOR DOMAIN-containing deubiquitinating enzyme 2, translated as MEGTIVRRVIPSDNSCLFNAVGYIMEHDKHKAPELRQVIAATVASDPKKYSEAFLGKPNEEYCAWILNPEKWGGAIELSILAEYYGREIAAYDIQTTRCDLYGQGKNYQERVMLIYDGLHYDALAMSPSDGAPEEFDQTIFAVRNDRTLGPVEGLTLNLVKEQQRKRSYTDTANFTLRCGVCQIGVIGQKEAVQHAEATGHVNFQEYK; from the exons ATGGAAGGTACTATAGTAAGAAGAGTGATTCCTTCAGACAACAGTTGCCTCTTTAATGCTGTTGG CTATATTATGGAACATGACAAACATAAAGCTCCAGAGTTGAGGCAG GTCATAGCTGCAACAGTAGCAAGTGATCCTAAAAAATATTCCGAAGCTTTCCTTGGAAAGCCGAATGAGGAGTATTGTGCTTGGATTCTAAATCCAGAGAAATGGGGAG gTGCCATAGAGCTTTCGATATTAGCAGAATATTATGGACGTGAGATTGCCGCTTACGATATTCAAACCACTAGATGTGATTTGTATGGACAG GGGAAGAATTATCAGGAAAGAGTCATGCTGATATATGATGGGCTCCACTATGATGCTTTGGCC ATGTCTCCATCTGATGGAGCTCCTGAAGAGTTTGATCAGACAATATTCGCTGTAAGGAATGATAGAACACTTGGGCCTGTTGAGGGGCTTACTCTGAATCTTGTTAAGGAACAACAAAG GAAAAGGTCTTACACCGATACTGCCAACTTCACTTTGCGGTGTGGAGTATGCCAAATTGGAGTTATAGGTCAAAAG GAAGCGGTCCAGCATGCAGAAGCAACGGGACATGTCAACTTTCAAGAATACAAGTGA